The Desulfomicrobium orale DSM 12838 genome includes a window with the following:
- a CDS encoding PEP/pyruvate-binding domain-containing protein, protein MMTARGKKTAHNKICFGSKADTLFRLDAAALSCRIPPGMAFTWAQWKEDPSSLLEHVRREFAGRLVAVRSSARHEDGAVNSHAGAYTSVLHVPAEDALRLRKAVEQVFASYPRTEPEDQVLIQLQVEDIEVSGVILTRCVDDGSPYYVLNYDEESGRSDSVTSGRGVHKTVLVYRHFRPEYCDSPRVRKMLELAKEMERLGGSLPLDIEFALDRSGQMHLLQVRRISTAANWHPDTELRVARAIPHTERFVRGLSARRKGLFGASTIFGIMPDWNPAELLGGAPAPLAVSLFRALISASAWRVARAGMGYRELPGTELMVLLGGKPFIDVRASLNSLLPGDISARTGEKLINAWLRRLADNPGLHDKIEFEVAQTALDFTFSRRFAERYPGVLSASEHKSFQELLCGFTNQALRLGPDGTLDRALGHIAELRRRQKTGLRPAAKATPPAMSAHIQSILETCLRLGTIPFATIARHAFIAEALLRSAAAREALDETRLAVFKASVPTVMSELAADMRAVCRGDLSEKIFLEHYGHLRPGTFDIMSPCYRDRDDLFLRPEEGNRPEPSAPPFTPRKAELRAIGSLLRESGLDAVSAGELFTYAARAIQGREYAKFIFTRSLSAALECIARWGAAFGLGREDLSFLRLPEILDSGCACPHADMTSALMDRIDRARMEQTLARSLRLSYLVRGVKDIHVVPLHRCEPNFITRKQVERETVFLSAASLSHAHLENRIVCIEHADPGFDWIFTRGIAGLVTKYGGANSHMAIRCAELQLPAAIGCGEELFDRLRQSPKIDLNCAARNIAALGAFNA, encoded by the coding sequence ATGATGACGGCACGCGGGAAAAAAACAGCGCACAATAAAATCTGTTTCGGCTCCAAGGCAGACACCCTGTTCCGGCTGGATGCGGCCGCTCTTTCCTGCCGCATTCCTCCGGGTATGGCCTTTACCTGGGCCCAGTGGAAGGAAGACCCGTCCAGCCTGCTGGAGCATGTGAGGCGGGAGTTCGCAGGACGGCTTGTGGCCGTGCGCAGCTCCGCCCGGCACGAAGACGGCGCGGTCAATTCCCATGCCGGGGCCTACACTTCCGTGCTGCATGTTCCGGCAGAGGATGCGCTGCGGCTGCGGAAGGCCGTGGAGCAGGTGTTCGCGTCTTACCCCCGGACGGAGCCTGAAGACCAGGTTCTGATACAGCTTCAGGTGGAGGACATCGAAGTCAGCGGCGTTATTTTGACGCGCTGTGTGGATGACGGTTCTCCGTACTATGTGCTCAATTATGACGAGGAAAGCGGCCGGTCCGACTCCGTCACCAGCGGGCGGGGCGTGCACAAGACCGTACTGGTCTACCGCCATTTCAGGCCCGAATACTGCGACTCCCCGCGAGTGCGCAAAATGCTGGAACTGGCGAAGGAAATGGAGCGTCTGGGCGGCAGCCTCCCGCTGGACATCGAATTCGCCCTGGACCGGAGCGGCCAAATGCATCTCCTGCAGGTCCGCAGGATCAGCACGGCGGCGAACTGGCACCCGGACACGGAGCTGCGGGTGGCCCGGGCCATTCCGCACACGGAGCGCTTTGTGCGCGGTCTGTCCGCGCGGCGCAAGGGTCTTTTCGGAGCGAGCACGATTTTCGGCATCATGCCGGACTGGAATCCGGCCGAGCTTCTGGGCGGCGCTCCGGCGCCTCTGGCCGTTTCCCTCTTCCGCGCCCTGATTTCCGCTTCCGCCTGGCGCGTGGCCCGGGCGGGCATGGGTTACCGGGAACTCCCGGGCACGGAGCTCATGGTGCTGCTCGGCGGCAAGCCTTTCATCGACGTGCGGGCCAGCCTGAACTCCCTGCTGCCCGGAGACATTTCCGCCAGAACCGGAGAAAAGCTGATCAACGCCTGGCTGCGGCGGCTGGCCGACAATCCCGGCCTGCACGACAAGATCGAATTCGAGGTGGCCCAGACCGCCCTGGACTTCACCTTTTCGCGGCGCTTTGCGGAGCGGTATCCGGGCGTGCTGTCCGCATCCGAGCACAAATCCTTTCAGGAACTCCTGTGCGGCTTCACCAATCAGGCCCTGCGCCTGGGCCCGGACGGCACCCTGGACCGGGCCCTCGGACACATCGCCGAACTGCGCCGCAGGCAGAAAACCGGACTGCGTCCGGCCGCCAAGGCCACGCCTCCGGCCATGAGCGCGCACATCCAGTCCATTCTGGAAACCTGCCTGCGTCTGGGGACCATTCCCTTTGCCACCATCGCCAGGCACGCGTTCATCGCCGAGGCCCTGCTCCGCTCCGCCGCGGCCCGCGAGGCCCTGGACGAGACACGACTGGCGGTCTTCAAGGCCTCGGTGCCCACGGTCATGTCCGAGCTGGCCGCAGACATGCGCGCGGTCTGCCGGGGCGACCTGTCCGAAAAAATATTTCTGGAACACTACGGCCACCTGCGGCCGGGAACATTCGACATCATGTCCCCGTGCTACAGGGACCGCGACGATCTGTTTCTCCGTCCGGAGGAGGGTAACCGGCCGGAGCCGTCTGCCCCGCCGTTTACGCCCCGGAAGGCCGAACTTCGCGCCATCGGAAGCCTTCTGCGGGAGAGCGGGCTGGACGCCGTCAGCGCCGGGGAGCTTTTCACCTACGCCGCGCGGGCCATACAGGGACGCGAATACGCCAAGTTCATTTTCACGCGCAGCCTGTCCGCAGCCCTGGAGTGCATCGCCCGCTGGGGAGCTGCATTCGGTCTCGGACGCGAAGATCTCTCCTTTCTGCGTCTGCCGGAAATTCTGGACAGCGGCTGCGCCTGCCCGCACGCGGACATGACCTCCGCCTTGATGGACAGGATCGACCGCGCGCGCATGGAGCAGACCCTGGCCCGTTCCCTGCGGCTCAGTTACCTGGTACGCGGGGTCAAGGACATCCATGTCGTGCCCCTGCACCGCTGCGAACCCAATTTCATCACCCGGAAGCAGGTCGAGCGCGAAACGGTTTTTCTCAGCGCCGCCAGCCTGAGTCACGCGCATCTCGAAAACAGAATCGTCTGCATCGAGCACGCGGACCCCGGATTCGACTGGATTTTCACCAGAGGAATCGCCGGTCTGGTCACCAAATACGGGGGCGCCAATTCGCATATGGCCATCCGTTGCGCCGAACTGCAGCTGCCCGCGGCCATCGGCTGCGGCGAGGAGCTGTTCGACCGCCTGCGCCAAAGCCCGAAGATAGATCTCAACTGCGCGGCCAGAAACATCGCGGCCCTGGGAGCCTTCAATGCCTGA
- a CDS encoding gamma-glutamyl-gamma-aminobutyrate hydrolase family protein (Members of this family of hydrolases with an active site Cys residue belong to MEROPS family C26.), with translation MPEPRIGLSMRVDMPARYDEPRDALARSWAAFMADALPLARWMPIPNIGAEAGRYARDWELNGFIFTGGNDLGSAPDRDTTEEALLHFALDHDLPVFGVCRGFQFLLRHFGHAPLPCRPAGAHAGRFHEITLKDPPFDWPEPRLRVNSFHHYCGPAASDLRAPLAAFAMDEAGRCEGFYHTQKRIMAVMWHPERHSPEADFNRTLLRHLFGHAGAQTENRP, from the coding sequence ATGCCTGAACCGCGAATCGGACTTTCCATGCGTGTGGACATGCCGGCCCGATATGATGAGCCGCGCGACGCCCTGGCCCGGAGCTGGGCCGCCTTCATGGCGGACGCCCTGCCCCTGGCCCGCTGGATGCCCATTCCCAATATCGGCGCGGAAGCTGGACGGTATGCCCGCGACTGGGAACTGAACGGATTCATTTTCACCGGCGGCAACGATCTCGGCAGCGCACCCGATCGGGATACCACGGAGGAGGCACTCCTCCACTTCGCTCTGGATCACGATCTGCCGGTTTTCGGCGTCTGCCGGGGGTTTCAGTTTCTGCTCCGGCATTTCGGCCACGCGCCACTCCCCTGCCGTCCCGCCGGGGCGCACGCGGGCCGGTTCCACGAGATCACGCTGAAAGATCCGCCTTTCGACTGGCCTGAGCCGCGCCTGCGCGTCAATTCGTTCCATCATTACTGCGGTCCGGCGGCCTCCGATCTGCGGGCTCCTCTGGCTGCCTTCGCCATGGACGAGGCAGGCCGATGCGAGGGATTTTACCACACGCAGAAACGAATCATGGCCGTGATGTGGCATCCGGAACGGCACAGCCCCGAAGCGGACTTCAACCGGACCCTCTTGCGCCACCTTTTCGGCCATGCCGGAGCGCAGACGGAGAACCGCCCATGA
- a CDS encoding NTP transferase domain-containing protein, whose product MKAIILAAGRGSRLLSLTEDRPKCLVEAGEKPLLAWQIEALRGAGIQDILVVGGYLGHMLHGPFVRRHNPDWDKTNMLASLLVARDWLQAAPCVISYADIVYPARAVARLLDAPGEIALLYDVNWRKLWTKRFDDPASDAESFTLDAGGNVTGIGQKGVPLESIQGQYMGLLKITPAGLEWIEALLARQPELRARLDMTALLARLLAEGRKIASRPWDGPWCEVDTPEDLRVAEQILREETW is encoded by the coding sequence ATGAAGGCGATCATTCTCGCGGCCGGGCGCGGTTCCCGACTGCTCTCGCTGACCGAAGACAGGCCCAAGTGCCTGGTCGAGGCTGGAGAAAAGCCGCTTCTTGCCTGGCAGATCGAAGCCCTGCGCGGGGCAGGAATACAGGATATTCTCGTGGTGGGCGGCTATCTCGGGCACATGCTGCACGGCCCCTTTGTCCGCCGCCACAACCCGGACTGGGATAAAACCAACATGCTGGCCAGCCTCCTCGTCGCCCGTGACTGGCTTCAGGCCGCACCGTGCGTGATTTCCTACGCCGACATCGTCTATCCGGCCCGGGCTGTGGCCCGTCTTCTGGACGCGCCCGGAGAAATCGCCCTGCTCTATGATGTCAACTGGCGCAAGCTGTGGACGAAACGTTTCGACGACCCGGCCAGCGACGCCGAGAGCTTCACCCTCGACGCGGGCGGCAACGTAACCGGCATCGGACAAAAAGGCGTACCGCTGGAAAGCATTCAGGGTCAGTATATGGGCCTTCTGAAAATTACCCCGGCGGGACTGGAATGGATCGAAGCACTGCTCGCACGGCAACCGGAACTGCGCGCCCGGCTGGACATGACAGCCCTGCTGGCCCGGCTGCTGGCCGAAGGCAGAAAAATCGCCTCCCGGCCCTGGGACGGCCCGTGGTGCGAAGTGGACACGCCGGAAGATCTGCGGGTGGCGGAACAAATTCTGAGAGAAGAAACATGGTGA
- a CDS encoding adenylyl-sulfate kinase: MVIWLVGLSGAGKTTIGREVCRLWKQYAPGTVLLDGDDLRRITGQDQTQQDYSVDGRRKNAERIVRACDWLNGQDINVVCCVLCIFEDIMRANRVRFTQYFQVGLDCPLEELKRRDTKGLYARFGQGLEKNVVGMDIAFSLPRTSDLTLHTGPGAPSPESLARHILEQAGALP, from the coding sequence ATGGTGATCTGGCTGGTCGGGCTCTCCGGAGCGGGCAAGACAACCATCGGCAGGGAAGTGTGCCGTTTATGGAAACAGTACGCTCCCGGCACGGTACTGCTCGACGGTGACGATCTGCGCCGCATCACGGGGCAGGACCAGACCCAGCAGGATTACAGCGTGGACGGCCGCCGGAAAAATGCCGAACGCATCGTCCGGGCCTGCGACTGGCTAAACGGACAGGATATCAACGTGGTATGCTGCGTGCTGTGCATTTTCGAGGACATCATGCGCGCCAACCGGGTCCGCTTTACACAGTATTTTCAAGTCGGCCTGGATTGCCCCCTGGAGGAACTCAAACGCCGGGATACCAAGGGGCTGTACGCACGTTTTGGACAGGGACTGGAAAAAAACGTCGTGGGTATGGACATCGCATTCAGCCTTCCCCGCACCTCTGATCTGACCCTGCACACCGGCCCGGGTGCTCCGTCCCCGGAATCGCTGGCCCGGCATATTCTGGAACAGGCAGGAGCGCTGCCGTGA
- a CDS encoding formyltransferase family protein — protein MNQTVYPYTQGDLLAHPQTYQYSDYLGASFLEAWKKNRNTARAALGGPVPPPPPKTESLSAGTLEWHLETLLSGIVTGNMNQQEFQRLVHDWIKKFEVRKQFFAAYGPGLKPTSQRPAPTRLYLRYAEVMAAAYEAGSGLPGLNVLLKVLDTLISCGHTLSADESGRLTSLILRERAFVEALAARPGASLPPEATNIREEDSISLNMPAPKKLRLDDVVFLAADTPRSKAYAQAMARRNIIVKAGVLFSSSGGGQAGQKAAPPAGHWSGAPFPLPDFSLPLKESLARVCRQVCNVSASHVNDPAILQTLLDYSPHMVIYSGYGSQIVGETLLSSGMEFLHVHAGWLPKFRGSTTTYYHLLSTGACGASAILLRNQLDGGPILAKKWFPRPPANLDIDYIYDSAIRADLLVDVLCKRAENKTPPIPEVQPEQGVMYYIIHPVLKHLARLSCQ, from the coding sequence GTGAATCAGACTGTCTATCCCTACACTCAGGGCGATCTGCTGGCCCACCCGCAGACCTATCAGTACAGCGATTACCTGGGCGCATCTTTTCTGGAAGCCTGGAAGAAGAACCGAAACACGGCCAGAGCCGCTCTCGGAGGGCCGGTTCCCCCTCCGCCCCCAAAGACGGAATCCCTGTCCGCCGGAACGCTGGAGTGGCATCTGGAAACGCTGCTGTCCGGTATCGTCACCGGCAACATGAACCAACAGGAGTTCCAAAGGCTGGTCCACGACTGGATCAAAAAATTCGAAGTCCGCAAACAATTCTTCGCCGCCTACGGTCCAGGTTTAAAACCCACCAGCCAGAGACCTGCGCCGACACGTCTTTATCTGCGGTACGCGGAGGTCATGGCCGCCGCCTACGAGGCCGGTTCCGGGCTGCCCGGCCTGAATGTGCTCCTCAAAGTTCTGGATACGCTGATTTCCTGTGGACATACGCTTTCTGCGGATGAATCCGGCCGCCTGACCAGCCTGATCCTGAGGGAACGCGCTTTCGTCGAGGCACTGGCCGCACGGCCCGGTGCTTCGCTTCCTCCCGAAGCGACAAACATCCGGGAAGAAGACTCCATTTCTTTGAACATGCCTGCCCCAAAAAAACTGCGGCTTGATGATGTCGTTTTTCTGGCAGCGGACACACCACGCTCCAAAGCTTATGCTCAGGCGATGGCCCGCCGGAATATTATCGTGAAGGCAGGGGTACTTTTCAGCTCGTCAGGAGGCGGACAAGCGGGACAAAAGGCTGCCCCCCCGGCGGGACACTGGTCCGGTGCGCCGTTTCCGCTGCCCGACTTCAGCCTGCCCCTGAAGGAGAGCCTTGCGCGCGTCTGCAGGCAGGTGTGCAATGTCTCCGCCAGCCACGTCAACGACCCGGCCATACTCCAGACGCTTCTGGACTATTCGCCACACATGGTCATCTATTCCGGTTACGGGAGCCAGATCGTGGGGGAAACCCTGCTTTCGAGCGGGATGGAATTTCTGCATGTGCACGCCGGGTGGCTGCCGAAATTTCGCGGTTCCACCACCACCTACTACCACCTGTTGAGCACGGGCGCCTGTGGGGCTTCGGCCATCTTACTGCGCAATCAGCTAGATGGCGGACCGATACTTGCGAAGAAATGGTTTCCACGCCCCCCGGCGAATCTGGATATCGACTACATCTACGACAGCGCCATCAGGGCGGACCTGCTCGTGGATGTATTGTGTAAGCGTGCGGAAAACAAAACCCCACCTATTCCGGAGGTGCAACCCGAACAGGGAGTAATGTACTATATCATCCATCCGGTACTTAAACATCTGGCCAGGCTATCATGCCAGTAA
- a CDS encoding TylF/MycF/NovP-related O-methyltransferase — protein MPYSPLPQATLLPQLRKTILPVLKRLPQIKEQQLDGEPSYYGASWQIARQLGMSAPLPSGASWVHGWVHNPLVNLLLVSARLTRQSANLTGTEEQAVYLRERGYAAHAVGVPILYAPPSGVTRMPGSMLVMPMHSTSHVAHGHDHPDFLPALAELHKEFDITAACVSGMCVQQGLWTGLFESLDIPWVTGAWIFDRNALARMRVIFESFEYIATNFFGSHIAYAAWCGCKIRFFGDMYVAEKQTLLKEPFYAEHPELIDIVLEHNQLEVLRKRFPFLFNNQDATHKEWGAQVLGLEHKKNPEEMARLLGWINSKADMPQETKRRHVLDPERVLIMARRALEQRDFADALRLASSVKGSGAVLENADSIRAQAFLGQQNPHAAYEALKEELRLFPHNRDAQDALDKLQAALFPEVRPHDEFSEILARIRPYTMVGTERLASLYRLAKIVCLEDVPGNFVECGVAAGGSSALLAWVIRKYSRRERLLYAFDSFAGMPEPTAHDTHQSIPADATGWGTGTCAAPESSLLEICAKLEVQDMVRPVKGLFCDTLPERRAEIGTIALLHMDGDWYESTRDILENLYTSLPAKAPIQVDDYGYWQGCRQAVHEFEGRQGLRFDLQPIDGIGVWFRKPSLGPETGE, from the coding sequence ATGCCCTATAGTCCTCTGCCACAGGCCACGCTTCTGCCGCAACTACGAAAAACGATTCTGCCCGTCCTGAAACGACTTCCTCAAATCAAGGAACAACAGCTGGATGGAGAGCCCTCCTACTATGGCGCGAGCTGGCAGATCGCCCGTCAACTCGGCATGTCCGCGCCTTTGCCCTCGGGAGCCAGCTGGGTGCACGGCTGGGTACATAATCCTCTGGTCAACCTCTTGCTCGTCAGTGCCCGACTCACCCGTCAGTCGGCCAATCTGACAGGTACGGAGGAACAGGCCGTGTACCTTCGCGAGCGTGGCTACGCGGCCCATGCCGTGGGCGTACCCATTCTGTACGCGCCGCCCAGCGGGGTCACTCGCATGCCCGGCAGCATGCTTGTCATGCCCATGCATTCCACCTCCCATGTCGCGCATGGGCACGACCACCCCGATTTTCTGCCCGCTCTGGCTGAACTGCATAAAGAATTCGATATTACCGCCGCGTGCGTCAGCGGCATGTGCGTGCAACAGGGGCTCTGGACCGGACTTTTCGAAAGTCTGGATATTCCCTGGGTTACAGGAGCCTGGATTTTCGACCGGAACGCTCTGGCCAGAATGCGGGTCATTTTTGAATCTTTCGAGTACATCGCCACAAATTTCTTCGGCTCGCATATCGCCTATGCCGCTTGGTGCGGATGCAAAATCCGCTTTTTCGGCGACATGTACGTAGCGGAAAAACAGACACTGCTCAAAGAGCCCTTTTACGCGGAGCATCCGGAACTCATCGACATTGTTCTTGAACACAACCAGCTGGAGGTTCTGCGAAAAAGATTTCCATTTCTTTTCAATAATCAGGATGCCACACACAAAGAATGGGGTGCGCAGGTTCTCGGGCTCGAACACAAGAAAAATCCGGAGGAAATGGCCCGGCTGCTCGGATGGATCAATAGTAAAGCAGATATGCCACAGGAAACGAAGCGGCGTCATGTCCTCGACCCGGAGCGCGTCCTGATCATGGCCCGGCGCGCTCTGGAACAGCGAGACTTCGCCGATGCCCTGCGTCTGGCCAGTTCCGTCAAAGGATCGGGGGCAGTTCTGGAAAATGCGGACTCCATCCGCGCCCAGGCTTTTCTGGGACAACAAAATCCTCACGCGGCTTACGAAGCGCTGAAGGAGGAATTGCGCCTTTTCCCTCATAACCGCGACGCGCAAGATGCTCTGGATAAGCTTCAGGCGGCCCTGTTTCCCGAAGTCCGTCCCCACGACGAATTCTCCGAGATTCTCGCACGAATCCGTCCATACACGATGGTAGGCACGGAACGTCTGGCCAGCCTGTACCGTCTGGCGAAAATCGTCTGTCTGGAAGATGTTCCGGGAAATTTTGTGGAATGCGGCGTCGCGGCCGGCGGTTCTTCCGCTCTGCTGGCCTGGGTCATACGGAAATATTCCCGGCGTGAGCGCCTGCTGTACGCCTTCGACTCCTTTGCCGGAATGCCCGAGCCCACGGCGCACGACACCCACCAGTCCATCCCCGCCGATGCCACAGGCTGGGGCACCGGTACCTGCGCCGCTCCGGAAAGCTCTCTGCTTGAAATCTGCGCCAAACTGGAAGTGCAGGACATGGTCCGCCCGGTCAAAGGGCTCTTCTGTGACACCCTTCCGGAGAGACGGGCGGAAATTGGCACGATCGCACTACTGCATATGGATGGAGACTGGTATGAATCCACACGCGACATCCTGGAAAATCTTTATACCAGCCTCCCGGCCAAGGCCCCCATCCAAGTCGACGATTACGGATACTGGCAGGGCTGCCGACAGGCGGTACACGAATTCGAAGGCCGCCAAGGACTGCGTTTCGATCTCCAGCCCATCGACGGCATCGGAGTATGGTTCAGAAAACCGTCCCTTGGGCCCGAAACCGGCGAATAG
- a CDS encoding glycosyltransferase family 2 protein has protein sequence MTPTVSIIIPVRNQWKLTEACLRSLAEHTPQDDIQVLVMDNGSTDDTSTQCAPLGTALFGSRFRHIPLGHNRNFGPACNEGARAANADYLFFLNNDTLLTAGWLPPLLDAFARQPDLGATGPLLLYPDDRVQHAGVTFTPTWQVTHLYQFFPRNHPVLFKKRTVQALTGAALMIPAGLFTSCGGFFEEYRNGYEDLDLCAQIRGKKLVLRCTPQSVVYHLTSQTPGRFDSDNHNALLLSRRCDGVFQPDQHRFGTEDGYMFHLSPTLHAILTAKSPSETVDMNSPHALWSAVNAEPLWAEGYIALFNILAEQKKWATAFDLLQMEMRFFPQEILLKRMAKTATFLKNKDLISSVQKFMQNMREEMQSISLRKKFMMLHDWAKEHEDKYMLGACVRWMKECPGS, from the coding sequence ATGACTCCAACCGTATCCATCATCATTCCGGTCCGAAACCAGTGGAAACTGACTGAAGCCTGCCTGCGCAGTCTGGCTGAACACACGCCGCAGGACGATATACAGGTACTGGTCATGGACAACGGCTCCACGGATGACACCTCCACCCAATGCGCGCCCCTGGGCACGGCTCTGTTTGGTTCACGGTTCAGGCATATCCCTCTGGGTCACAACAGAAACTTCGGTCCGGCCTGCAACGAAGGAGCCCGTGCAGCCAATGCCGATTATCTTTTCTTTTTGAACAATGATACTCTGCTCACCGCCGGATGGCTGCCGCCGCTGCTCGACGCCTTTGCGCGACAGCCGGACCTGGGCGCCACGGGTCCCCTTCTCCTCTACCCCGACGACCGGGTCCAGCATGCAGGAGTAACCTTTACACCTACCTGGCAGGTCACGCACCTTTACCAGTTTTTTCCCCGGAATCATCCCGTTCTGTTCAAAAAACGGACTGTGCAGGCCCTGACCGGGGCGGCCCTCATGATACCCGCCGGACTCTTCACGTCCTGCGGCGGATTCTTTGAGGAGTACCGTAACGGCTACGAAGACCTGGATCTGTGCGCCCAGATCAGAGGCAAAAAATTAGTCCTGCGCTGCACCCCTCAGAGCGTGGTCTATCATCTCACCAGCCAGACACCGGGACGTTTTGATTCAGACAACCATAACGCCCTGCTCCTCAGCAGACGCTGTGACGGCGTATTCCAACCGGATCAGCATCGCTTCGGCACGGAAGACGGATACATGTTCCATCTGAGCCCGACTTTGCATGCCATCCTGACCGCAAAGAGTCCGTCTGAAACAGTAGATATGAATAGCCCACACGCGCTATGGAGTGCAGTGAACGCCGAGCCTCTCTGGGCAGAGGGATATATCGCCCTGTTCAACATCCTGGCTGAACAGAAAAAATGGGCAACTGCTTTTGATCTGCTTCAAATGGAAATGCGATTTTTCCCTCAAGAAATACTCTTGAAGCGCATGGCAAAGACAGCAACATTCCTAAAAAATAAAGATCTCATATCATCTGTACAAAAATTCATGCAAAATATGCGCGAAGAAATGCAATCAATTTCATTGCGAAAAAAATTTATGATGCTGCATGACTGGGCAAAAGAACATGAGGATAAATATATGCTGGGCGCATGTGTACGGTGGATGAAGGAGTGTCCAGGATCCTGA
- a CDS encoding MarR family winged helix-turn-helix transcriptional regulator — translation MSDQEFQQTKLGHSIQESLHNKNSDSDAARLRRGHTSYSLFSLVAKFTEIEQQSRFFGTDVEIHNAEIHMIMAIHDVEGIHVTGLADRLHITKGSVSELLRKLEQKKLIHKDTDPLKLSRINVYLTEKGRIAHEHHLLYHERINGMIDQVMSHYSSEQIEFLNHFLNNVRSGLDSMGWS, via the coding sequence ATGAGTGATCAGGAATTTCAGCAGACGAAGCTAGGGCATAGTATCCAGGAGTCATTGCACAACAAGAATAGTGATTCCGATGCGGCACGGCTGCGGCGCGGGCATACAAGCTACTCATTGTTCTCTCTTGTGGCAAAATTTACCGAAATTGAACAACAATCCCGATTTTTTGGCACAGATGTGGAAATCCATAATGCTGAAATTCATATGATTATGGCGATCCATGATGTTGAAGGAATTCACGTTACTGGGCTAGCCGACAGGTTGCATATCACTAAAGGGAGCGTTTCCGAACTTTTGCGTAAGCTGGAACAGAAAAAACTTATCCACAAAGACACCGATCCGTTGAAGCTTTCTCGGATCAATGTATACCTGACAGAAAAAGGTAGAATCGCTCACGAGCATCATCTTTTATACCATGAACGGATTAATGGGATGATTGACCAGGTGATGAGTCATTATTCCTCTGAGCAGATCGAATTTCTGAATCATTTTCTTAACAATGTGCGTTCTGGATTGGATTCTATGGGCTGGAGTTGA